In Erigeron canadensis isolate Cc75 chromosome 7, C_canadensis_v1, whole genome shotgun sequence, one DNA window encodes the following:
- the LOC122609193 gene encoding villin-2-like encodes MSTGCADNFGSGVGGRACLHVFHLLLGVSQKDFSLTLCSGIEIWRIENSQPVLLPKPDYGRFYSADSYIVLKTAGKAGAYTYDIHFWLGKDTGQDEAGTAAMKAVELDAVLGSRAIQYREIQCHESSRFLSYFKPCMMPLEGGFSSGFKTSADETFETLLYTCEGKRAIRLKQVPFMRSSLNHDEIFILVTKEKMFQFNGANTNVQERSKALDVVQLLKEKYHEGTCNVAIIEDGKLQTEGNSAEFWNLFDGYAPIGKKVASEDDTIPEKTPAKLYWISGGQLQEVVGELSKSSLRTDRCYLLYCGTDVFTWVGRATRLEDKRAAMQAAEEFNLKENIPKSTRVTRLIQGHETSSFKSNFVTWSSASAAPPFEEGRGRVAAMLKQQGGVFKAQTKSSPVEEEVPPLLADNGNLEVWRIDGDAKTSIPIEDTGKFYSGDCYICLYSYHSNDQKEEHYLCCWIGKESIEADQQMAFQMATSMFSSLKCKPVQGRIYQGKEPPQFVALYHPMVVLKGGLSSGYKSYIADKELNDETYSPDTSALIEISGTSVHNNKALQVDLAATSLNSYGCFIQQSNSAVCIWSGNQSTVEKNKLAVKVAEFLKGGVTIKYAKEGKESLAFWLALGGKQSYTSNKVTQEIVREPHLFAISSNKGKFEIEEVYSFEQDDLLTEDVMILDTHAEVAVWVGQSVDPKEKQKAFGTGQKYVDLAASTDGLSPYVPLYKVPEGSEPCFFTTYFSWDPSKISAQATSFKKKAVLLFGPGCITESQDNKPRVSLSGATQRASAMAALTSAFKSSNVTKTPVAPRMPSHGSQRAAAVAALSTVLTAEKKGPPDSPPRRHHRRNTSTESISPGIGGGPGSPRFSTGAASPGFGGGAASPGVSGGAASPGISGGAVSPGITGGSSISDEAPVQTEEPSNVSEQNEGSEATNETETSEPTLETNEQESSTKETDETEKDCENSQSSYTYEQLKAKSTNPVTGIDYKKREAYLSDEEFEDVFNMTKEAFYKLPRWKQDQLKRKVDLF; translated from the exons GGGCCGTGCATGCCTTCATGTTTTTCACCTTTTGTTGGGGGTGTCACAAAAG GATTTTTCCTTGACTCTTTGTAGTGGGATTGAAATATGGAGAATTGAAAACTCTCAGCCGGTTCTTTTGCCAAAGCCTGATTATGGTAGATTTTACTCTGCCGATTCATACATTGTCCTAAAG ACAGCCGGCAAGGCAGGTGCATATACATATGATATACATTTTTGGTTAGGCAAAGATACTGGCCAG GATGAAGCTGGAACAGCAGCTATGAAAGCTGTTGAACTTGATGCAGTTCTTGGAAGTCGTGCAATACAGTATCGAGAAATTCAATGTCACGAATCTAGTAGATTTTTATCCTACTTTAAACCATGTATGATGCCATTAGAGGGAGGTTTTTCGTCTGGATTCAAGACATCTGCAGACGAAACATTTGAAACACTGCTGTACACATGTGAAGGAAAACGAGCCATCAGATTAAAGCAG gTCCCATTCATGCGATCCTCACTAAATCACGATGAAATATTCATATTGGTCACCAAGGAGAAAATGTTTCAGTTCAATGGGGCAAACACCAATGTCCAAGAAAGATCCAAAGCGTTGGATGTTGTTCAGCTTTTAAAAGAGAAGTATCATGAGGGGACATGCAATGTTGCAATTATTG AAGACGGAAAGCTACAGACAGAGGGGAACTCAGCTGAATTTTGGAACCTCTTTGATGGGTATGCTCCTATAGGCAAAAAAGTAGCAAGTGAGGATGATACTATTCCAGAGAAAACTCCAGCCAAACTTTACTG GATATCTGGAGGTCAGCTACAAGAAGTAGTTGGGGAACTCTCCAAATCATCATTGCGCACAGATAGATGCTATCTATTATATTGTGGTACAGATGTGTTTACATGGGTTGGTCGAGCAACACGATTAGAGGATAAAAGAGCTGCCATGCAGGCTGCTGAG GAGTTCAATTTAAAGGAAAATATTCCAAAGTCCACTCGTGTAACAAGACTTATCCAAGGTCATGAGACAAGTTCATTTAAATCAAATTTTGTGACTTGGTCATCAGCTTCAGCAGCTCCTCCGTTTGAGGAGGGTAGGGGAAGAGTAGCAG CTATGCTGAAGCAACAAGGTGGTGTTTTTAAAGCACAGACAAAAAGTTCTCCCGTAGAGGAGGAAGTTCCACCTTTGCTTGCTGATAATGGAAATCTTGAG GTATGGCGTATTGATGGGGATGCTAAAACATCAATTCCAATCGAGGATACCGGAAAGTTTTACAGTGGAGATTGCTACATTTGTCTCTACTCTTATCATTCTAATGATCAAAAAGAAGAACATTACCTATGCTGTTGGATTGGAAAGGAGAGCATTGAG GCGGACCAACAAATGGCTTTCCAGATGGCTACATCAATGTTCAGCTCTCTAAAGTGCAAACCAGTGCAG GGTCGAATATATCAAGGAAAAGAGCCACCTCAGTTTGTTGCCCTCTATCATCCTATGGTTGTTCTCAAG GGTGGATTAAGCTCTGGCtacaaaagctacattgcagaCAAAGAATTAAATGATGAGACATACAGTCCAGATACTTCTGCCCTCATTGAAATATCGGGAACTTCCGTGCATAATAATAAAGCGCTTCAAGTAGATTTG GCTGCAACATCTTTAAACTCATATGGGTGCTTTATCCAACAATCTAATTCAGCAGTTTGTATCTGGTCTGGAAACCAGAGTACAGTTGAGAAGAATAAGTTAGCTGTAAAAGTTGCTGAGTTTTTGAAG GGTGGTGTAACCATAAAATACGCTAAAGAAGGAAAGGAAAGCTTAGCTTTCTGGCTTGCACTGGGAGGCAAACAAAGCTACACCAGTAACAAAGTAACGCAGGAAATTGTCCGAGAACCCCATTTGTTTGCAATCTCTTCCAATAAAG GAAAGTTTGAG ATTGAAGAAGTTTACAGTTTTGAACAAGATGATTTGTTGACAGAAGATGTTATGATATTAGATACACATGCTGAGGTGGCTGTTTGGGTCGGCCAGTCAGTAGACCCAAAGGAAAAACAGAAGGCTTTTGGAACTGGCCAG AAATACGTAGACTTGGCTGCATCTACGGATGGCTTGTCCCCGTATGTGCCGTTATATAAAGTACCAGAGGGAAGTGAACCTTGTTTTTTCACAACATATTTCTCATGGGATCCTTCAAAAATTAGC GCTCAGGCAACCTCATTCAAGAAGAAGGCTGTGCTACTCTTTGGTCCAGGCTGTATAACAGAG AGCCAAGATAATAAACCGAGAGTAAGTCTAAGCGGAGCGACCCAGAGAGCATCTGCAATGGCAGCTTTGACTTCTGCTTTCAAATCATCTAATGTTACCAAAACTCCTGTCGCTCCAAGAATGCCTAGTCATGGGTCACAAAGAGCTGCCGCAGTCGCTGCCTTATCCACGGTCCTCACTGCTGAAAAGAAGGGGCCGCCTGATTCCCCCCCTCGTAGGCACCACAGAAGAAATACATCAACTGAATCTATCTCACCTGGTATTGGTGGTGGGCCTGGCTCGCCGCGTTTTAGTACTGGAGCTGCCTCACCTGGCTTTGGAGGCGGAGCTGCCTCACCTGGTGTCAGTGGTGGAGCTGCCTCCCCGGGCATTAGTGGGGGAGCTGTCTCACCCGGTATTACTGGCGGGTCAAGCATTTCTGACGAAG CTCCGGTGCAAACCGAAGAACCCTCCAACGTTTCTGAACAAAATGAAGGTTCTGAAGCTACTAATGAGACTGAGACATCTGAGCCAACTCTAGAGACCAACGAACAGGAATCTTCTACAAAGGAAACAGATGAGACTGAAAAAGATTGTGAGAACAGTCAAAGTTCCTATACTTATGAACAACTAAAAGCCAAATCAACAAACCCGGTTACTGGAATCGACTACAAGAAAAGAGAG